In the genome of Meles meles chromosome 4, mMelMel3.1 paternal haplotype, whole genome shotgun sequence, one region contains:
- the WDR53 gene encoding WD repeat-containing protein 53 isoform X1 — MAVKWTGGHSSPILCLNASQEGIVASGAEGGDLMAWGEDGTPLGHTRFQGADDVTSVLFSPSCPTKLYASHGETISLLDVRSLKGSVDHFHVNEEEINCLSLNDTENLLASADDSGAIKILDLENKKVSRSLKRHSNICSSVAFRPQRPQSLVSCGLDMQVMLWSLQKARPLWITNLQEDETEEMESPQSPGQLLNPALAHSVSVASCGNIFSCGAEDGKVRIFRVMGVKCEQELGFKGHSLGVSQVCFLPESYLLLTGGNDGKIMLWDVSSEVEKKQKSPTKPTHRKKTKRASYTKQGGNTHAPADEEEHGKILPKLSIEHGEKVNWLLSTRIKGYQNILVADQTSCISVYPLKEF; from the exons ATGGCTGTCAAATGGACTGGTGGacattcttctcctatcctctgCCTGAATGCAAGTCAAGAAGGGATAGTGGCTTCTGGAGCAGAGGGTGGTGATCTCATGGCTTGGGGTGAAGATGGGACTCCTTTAGGACATACACGCTTCCAAGGAGCTGATGATGTTACCAGTGTCTtattctctccctcctgccccaccaaGCTCTATGCCTCACATGGAGAAACCATTAGCTTACTGGATGTCCGGTCCCTCAAAGGTTCCGTGGACCATTTTCATGTGAATGAAGAAGAAATCAATTGCCTCTCATTGAATGACACTGAAAACCTGCTGGCTTCTGCTGATGACTCCGGGGCAATTAAAATCCTAGACTTGGAAAATAAGAAAGTTAGCAGATCACTGAAGAGACATTCCAATATCTGTTCCTCTGTAGCTTTTCGGCCTCAAAGGCCTCAGAGCCTGGTATCATGTGGACTGGATATGCAG GTAATGCTATGGAGCCTTCAGAAAGCACGGCCACTCTGGATTACAAATTTGCAGGAAGATGAAACAGAGGAGATGGAAAGCCCACAATCACCTGGTCAGCTTTTAAACCCTGCTTTAGCCCACTCCGTGTCTGTGGCATCATGTGGTAATATTTTTAGCTGTGGTGCAGAAGATGGTAAGGTTCGAATCTTTAGGGTGATGGGAGTTAAGTGTGAACAAGAATTGGGATTTAAGGGCCATTCTTTGGGAGTATCCCAGGTCTGCTTTCTGCCAGAATCCTATTTGCTGCTTACAGGAGGGAATGATGGGAAGATAATGTTGTGGGATGTAAGCAGTGAAGttgaaaaaaaacagaagagtccTACGAAACCTACTCACAGGAAGAAAACTAAGAGAGCATCTTATACGAAGCAGGGTGGAAACACTCATGCTCCAGCAGATGAAGAAGAACATGGCAAAATTTTACCAAAGCTAAGTATTGAACATGGAGAAAAAGTGAACTGGCTCTTAAGTACAAGAATAAAGGGATACCAAAATATATTAGTAGCTGATCAAACTAGTTGTATATCTGTATATCCCTTAAAGGAATTTTAA
- the WDR53 gene encoding WD repeat-containing protein 53 isoform X2: MAVKWTGGHSSPILCLNASQEGIVASGAEGGDLMAWGEDGTPLGHTRFQGADDVTSVLFSPSCPTKLYASHGETISLLDVRSLKGSVDHFHVNEEEINCLSLNDTENLLASADDSGAIKILDLENKKVSRSLKRHSNICSSVAFRPQRPQSLVSCGLDMQVMLWSLQKARPLWITNLQEDETEEMESPQSPGQLLNPALAHSVSVASCGNIFSCGAEDGGNDGKIMLWDVSSEVEKKQKSPTKPTHRKKTKRASYTKQGGNTHAPADEEEHGKILPKLSIEHGEKVNWLLSTRIKGYQNILVADQTSCISVYPLKEF; the protein is encoded by the exons ATGGCTGTCAAATGGACTGGTGGacattcttctcctatcctctgCCTGAATGCAAGTCAAGAAGGGATAGTGGCTTCTGGAGCAGAGGGTGGTGATCTCATGGCTTGGGGTGAAGATGGGACTCCTTTAGGACATACACGCTTCCAAGGAGCTGATGATGTTACCAGTGTCTtattctctccctcctgccccaccaaGCTCTATGCCTCACATGGAGAAACCATTAGCTTACTGGATGTCCGGTCCCTCAAAGGTTCCGTGGACCATTTTCATGTGAATGAAGAAGAAATCAATTGCCTCTCATTGAATGACACTGAAAACCTGCTGGCTTCTGCTGATGACTCCGGGGCAATTAAAATCCTAGACTTGGAAAATAAGAAAGTTAGCAGATCACTGAAGAGACATTCCAATATCTGTTCCTCTGTAGCTTTTCGGCCTCAAAGGCCTCAGAGCCTGGTATCATGTGGACTGGATATGCAG GTAATGCTATGGAGCCTTCAGAAAGCACGGCCACTCTGGATTACAAATTTGCAGGAAGATGAAACAGAGGAGATGGAAAGCCCACAATCACCTGGTCAGCTTTTAAACCCTGCTTTAGCCCACTCCGTGTCTGTGGCATCATGTGGTAATATTTTTAGCTGTGGTGCAGAAGATG GAGGGAATGATGGGAAGATAATGTTGTGGGATGTAAGCAGTGAAGttgaaaaaaaacagaagagtccTACGAAACCTACTCACAGGAAGAAAACTAAGAGAGCATCTTATACGAAGCAGGGTGGAAACACTCATGCTCCAGCAGATGAAGAAGAACATGGCAAAATTTTACCAAAGCTAAGTATTGAACATGGAGAAAAAGTGAACTGGCTCTTAAGTACAAGAATAAAGGGATACCAAAATATATTAGTAGCTGATCAAACTAGTTGTATATCTGTATATCCCTTAAAGGAATTTTAA
- the WDR53 gene encoding WD repeat-containing protein 53 isoform X3 has translation MKQQKTCIYQDVKLTNRQVMLWSLQKARPLWITNLQEDETEEMESPQSPGQLLNPALAHSVSVASCGNIFSCGAEDGKVRIFRVMGVKCEQELGFKGHSLGVSQVCFLPESYLLLTGGNDGKIMLWDVSSEVEKKQKSPTKPTHRKKTKRASYTKQGGNTHAPADEEEHGKILPKLSIEHGEKVNWLLSTRIKGYQNILVADQTSCISVYPLKEF, from the exons atgaaacaacaaaaaacctgcaTATATCAGGATGTCAAATTAACCAACAGACAG GTAATGCTATGGAGCCTTCAGAAAGCACGGCCACTCTGGATTACAAATTTGCAGGAAGATGAAACAGAGGAGATGGAAAGCCCACAATCACCTGGTCAGCTTTTAAACCCTGCTTTAGCCCACTCCGTGTCTGTGGCATCATGTGGTAATATTTTTAGCTGTGGTGCAGAAGATGGTAAGGTTCGAATCTTTAGGGTGATGGGAGTTAAGTGTGAACAAGAATTGGGATTTAAGGGCCATTCTTTGGGAGTATCCCAGGTCTGCTTTCTGCCAGAATCCTATTTGCTGCTTACAGGAGGGAATGATGGGAAGATAATGTTGTGGGATGTAAGCAGTGAAGttgaaaaaaaacagaagagtccTACGAAACCTACTCACAGGAAGAAAACTAAGAGAGCATCTTATACGAAGCAGGGTGGAAACACTCATGCTCCAGCAGATGAAGAAGAACATGGCAAAATTTTACCAAAGCTAAGTATTGAACATGGAGAAAAAGTGAACTGGCTCTTAAGTACAAGAATAAAGGGATACCAAAATATATTAGTAGCTGATCAAACTAGTTGTATATCTGTATATCCCTTAAAGGAATTTTAA